The Natrinema pellirubrum DSM 15624 region AACAGCGCAAAGACCAACGTCGCCCATCCCAGTTTCGGAATCGGCTCCGTCGGAACGACCTCGAGCCACAACCCAGCCATCACGACCGCACCGACCGCCGACAGCCCCAGATAGTAGACCCCCCACGGAACCGAATCACCGGGGACGATATCCAGATAGACGTCCAACTCGGCGGCCTCGTCAGTGAGTTCGATCGTTCGATCGTCGAACTCGATGACGTCGGCCCGCTCGAGCGTGGGGAGGTGGGTCTGCTGTAAGGAGGTGTAGACCCGCTTTCGCTCGGCGGAGGTGATCTCCTCGACTTCTTTCTCGAGTTCCCAGGCGGCGACGTGTTCGGCGAGGTCACCCAGCGTGACGGGGCCGTCCTCTCGTTTGCAGTAGTGAATCGCGTACCGGCGTCGCTGGTTGCTCAACAGGTCGAAAATTTCGCCCTCCCGCGACTGGTCGTCCTGACCTGTCGCTGGTTTGCTCTCGCTGGTTGTCGCCATCCCCCTCTATATGTGAATCTTGGTGTTGTTGATACATAACGCTTGTTGCTGACCAAGTTCCATTTGGACACTTTTCACAATGCTCAGCGTCCGATTCTGGTACGTGGCTGACTCGACTCCGGAACGACTACTCCAGTCCTCCGAAACGAGAATCAGGTCTCCACAGCAGAGTCACTCACATTGGACGGGAATCTCCCGCTCGAGTTCAACAGTAATTGTTCCATCGCTGGTCTCGAGGTCCATCGTGAGATCCGTGCTACTACTTTCCTGGTAACGCCCATCCCAGAGATTAAATCCCGCGTCGCACCGAAGTGTAACCTTGACAATATATTTTCCATTGTTCATCTGGATATCATACTCTTCGAGTGATGGATAGCCGGCGGCCTCCGCCGAAATATCGAGTCCTGTATCCGTCACCTCGAGTTTCGAGGAGGGGGTGTTATCTATTATTCTGATAAGTTCGACATCGGTATATTCATACACGCACTCCACGCTCCAATCATTCCAGATACATTTCCGACTCCCGTCTTCTTTAACTAAACTAATCGGTTCTTTTTCAATCCCAACGAGCGCGTCTTCATCGGATGCGGTTTCAACGCCCACTCCTCGATCAGCACTTGTCAGATCGAACGCACCGCTCGGTGCGGCGAGTACGATGCCACCAATGAGTATCAATCCGAGGCTAAGGGCTGTAAGTGATCGCATGGTGTGTCGTGTTTGGATTCGGGTTTGGTTTCATCGACAGTGGACTTCGACAATCGAGTTCAGACCACAGAGAGTCACAGCGATAGGCCCGTCTCGATCGAAGATGAGGAGCGGTCACAACGTTGCCGTCAGCCGATAACGATGTGGTCAGCGTCGACATCGACGCCGGTGTCACCCGTCATGCCGCCCGTCACGTCGTTGTCGGACGTCCCGGTTCCGATGTCGGGCCCTGCGCCTTCGTCGGCGTCTCCCTCGAGGCTCGGATCGACTTCGACGGGCCCGTCGCCTGTCTTGCTCCCGTCACCGGTATCGACATCGGTCGAGTCGCCGCCACCGGGCATGATCGTAATACTGGGCGTTCCGGGATCGACACCCGCGCGTTCGACCTGGACGTATACGATCAGATCGTTGAAGTCCGGATCATTGGGTTCGTCTTCAGGGGCCGAGATCGCTTGGTCCCAGAGTGCATCAATATCATTGTCGTCACAGCCATACCCACAGTTGGCAGTATTTTCGAAGAGAAACACGAACTCGCCAGGTCCGAGATCAAGCTCGTCTTCGTCTTTCATCAGCCCTCGCTCTTCGAGAGTCTCGGTCGCAGTCATCTGTTGGTCTGCAGCCGTAGGAAGCACCGGAATCGTATTGTTTTCCGCGCTTCGAACACGAACGTTCTGTAGATTTTGACCTTGTGATGCGTTAATCGTCTTGAATGCCGGATGTGATGGAATATTATCACACCACACTAATGTTCGGTCTTCAGGATCAGAGTAGTGTGGCAGTTCGTCGGGATCAGTGCTTTGGCCACACGTATTGTATCTATATATGCGATTTCCTAAGGTGAGTTCCGTTTCGTTCTCAATCGTGAAATTATAGGTGTAACTACTATTAGTCTTGTCCTGCCACGTCGGCCCGGTATTGATGTTATCGTCGCCGCTCGGATTTTCGAAGGTGTGTTTTGTCTCACCATTTGCAACCACGTCTAAGCTCATTGGGTAAAGTTGATGAATAAAGAACGGTTCCTCGAGGATGACCTCGTTTGTCGAGACCTGTGATCCCATGACATCGACGCTCACGTTCGCGTCGTCGACCTCGCCCAGACCGACCCGGCCGGGATCGATTCCAGCATCAACGGTGAAGTTCCTCGTTTTAACTCCGTCCTCAGTTTGAATCGTTGCCTGGTACTCTCCATCGAGCAGCTTGGTCCCATTGAACCTCATCTCGATGGTGTCCGACTCGCCGAATGACCGGTTGACTGTACCTTCGACATCTGTTCTAGTTTAGTGACGGAGTGAAGCAGGATCTCAGCGGAGACTATACCGAATTGAGGCGGATTAGCTCAGGAGACTGGGTTCGCTGGAGCAGGCAGTCGCTGATTTGTTGTGTGATACCTTCGAGGCGGCGCACTCACAGCCGTGAGTGCGTCGCCGTTCCAGCGCTGCCGCTATCGACACAGGTGCTTCCCCGGTCGTCAGGCGAGTTCGTTACCAGAACTCGCCTGACTCAACCTGCTCACGTAACCGCGGTCGATGCGGATTTGGATCACGTGAAGCCCACAGCAACAACTCATCTAAATCCGGAAGTTCGTACCCTAAATCGAGCATCACGTACAACTGAATCAGGTGTGAATGGCGTTCGACAGCGTGAGAACATCGTCGACGAGGAAGTTGCGGCGACGACGCTGTGGCGTCGTCGGCGCTTTCCCGTTGTTTCACGTCCAGTTTCCGGAGTTCATCGACGATAACACGGCTCATCAGCAGTGAGATTGCGGCCATGATGACCAGAGCTTCGATGATGTACGGATCGGTCGTGTTGATTTCGTCAAGTCCGAAGCGTGATTTCAGTTCTTTGAACAATAATTCTATTTCCCAGCGCGCCCGATAGAGCTGTGCGATATCGGGCGCACTATAGTCGTCTTTCGAGAGATTTGTCAAATAGAGATGGTACTCTTCAGTATCCTCGTTCCAAACACCGACCAGTCGGAACGTTCGGGTCGTGCTGGTGCACGACCCTCGCTTTCGCTCGAACGAGAGGGTGATGCGAACATCGATTTCCTGTCGCTGCAGGTCGTCAAGGACGTCCTGCAGCGACTCTCCTTCGAGCGGGATACTGTTCCCCCGCCACGTCCGGAGCTCTTCGACGATCTCGAAGTTTGCGTCGTCTTTCACACGGGAGACGAACCAGCCGTTATTCTGGTCGATGCGGTCGAACAACCAGAAGTCGTAGAAACCGAGATCGAGCAAGACAAGTGCGCCAGCTACCCACTCGCCGGTGGGTAGCTGGCTCCGTTCTTGGGTTTTAGCGTCAGTTGTTCGGTACCGTGTTGGAAGGCCAGTTGAGAGTGATTCTGTTAGGTGAAGTTTCAGACCGGCCTGATCGTCACCGGTCGCAGCGTACACATCCGCGGCGTCTTGATAGAGAGAAACAATGCTCCCATCGGCAATGAGGACGTCTCGAAAGCGTTCGAGACGTCCGCTAAGGTCGGCATTTCTGGTATCGAGATTCTCGATGGCATCATCGAGAATCTCTCGAAGGAGTGCAACGAA contains the following coding sequences:
- a CDS encoding IS4-like element ISH32 family transposase, which produces MDSVTYSPPDSVIVDRIQRAFPSDELRERARATNLVERERKFDAVALFYTLSLGFAAGSDRSVQAFLERFVEMSDCDELSYATFHGWFSPPFVALLREILDDAIENLDTRNADLSGRLERFRDVLIADGSIVSLYQDAADVYAATGDDQAGLKLHLTESLSTGLPTRYRTTDAKTQERSQLPTGEWVAGALVLLDLGFYDFWLFDRIDQNNGWFVSRVKDDANFEIVEELRTWRGNSIPLEGESLQDVLDDLQRQEIDVRITLSFERKRGSCTSTTRTFRLVGVWNEDTEEYHLYLTNLSKDDYSAPDIAQLYRARWEIELLFKELKSRFGLDEINTTDPYIIEALVIMAAISLLMSRVIVDELRKLDVKQRESADDATASSPQLPRRRCSHAVERHSHLIQLYVMLDLGYELPDLDELLLWASRDPNPHRPRLREQVESGEFW
- a CDS encoding DUF7344 domain-containing protein, whose product is MATTSESKPATGQDDQSREGEIFDLLSNQRRRYAIHYCKREDGPVTLGDLAEHVAAWELEKEVEEITSAERKRVYTSLQQTHLPTLERADVIEFDDRTIELTDEAAELDVYLDIVPGDSVPWGVYYLGLSAVGAVVMAGLWLEVVPTEPIPKLGWATLVFALFAVSSIAHVMQNRRMRLGELERPP